A genomic stretch from Natronomonas gomsonensis includes:
- a CDS encoding AMP phosphorylase, with the protein MELETEPFDLDTSTPTVVIHREDAEALGVHAMERVELSDDTGTTVGVVKVTTDLIEPGTIGMTRPLMHLEGSVDVRLSPTPQSTRYVRRKLEDIELDHTEIRSIVQDIYHDRLTDIELTAYVCGLQANGLSLEETTSLTECMADVGSRITWDDAVIADKHCIGGVPGNRTTPIVVAIVAAAGVKIPKTSSRAITSPAGTADTMEVFCNVELGQSEIEAVVRKVNGCIAWGGAVDLSPVDDRIIEVETPLSLDPEGQVIASVLSKKRSAGSTHVVVDIPYGESAKVASLAEARRLSRGFKRVGEHLDVRVECAITRGDGPIGRGIGPALEARDVLAVLEGDGPSDLRSKSVELASILLERCGVDADAEALLESGRALETFRDIIEAQGGDRGVTREDIEIGSLTETIVAERDGVVTNADNGVLAELGRRAGAPKDKAAGVVLHVATGEAVDLGDPLLTIHAESAAKRDDAAALEARADVFRIRRPEEMVIDRV; encoded by the coding sequence ATGGAACTGGAGACGGAGCCGTTCGACCTCGATACGTCGACGCCGACGGTCGTCATTCACCGCGAGGACGCCGAGGCGCTGGGCGTCCACGCGATGGAGCGTGTCGAGTTATCCGACGACACGGGAACCACGGTCGGCGTCGTGAAGGTGACCACCGACCTGATAGAACCCGGAACTATCGGCATGACGCGACCGCTGATGCATCTTGAGGGGTCGGTCGACGTTCGCCTGTCGCCCACTCCGCAGTCGACGCGGTACGTCCGGCGAAAACTCGAAGATATCGAACTCGACCACACCGAAATCCGGAGTATCGTTCAGGACATCTACCATGACCGCCTGACCGACATCGAGTTGACGGCCTACGTCTGTGGCCTCCAGGCCAACGGCCTCTCGCTCGAGGAGACGACCTCACTGACCGAGTGCATGGCGGACGTGGGCAGTCGAATCACGTGGGATGACGCGGTCATCGCGGACAAACACTGCATCGGCGGCGTTCCCGGCAACCGGACGACGCCCATCGTCGTTGCCATCGTCGCGGCTGCCGGCGTGAAGATTCCGAAGACCTCCTCGCGGGCGATTACCTCGCCGGCAGGGACGGCCGACACGATGGAGGTGTTCTGTAACGTCGAGTTGGGCCAGTCGGAAATCGAGGCCGTCGTTCGGAAAGTCAACGGCTGTATCGCGTGGGGTGGTGCGGTCGACCTCTCGCCGGTCGACGACCGCATCATCGAAGTCGAGACGCCGCTGTCGCTGGACCCCGAGGGGCAGGTCATCGCATCGGTGCTCTCGAAGAAACGCAGCGCCGGCTCGACCCACGTCGTCGTCGACATCCCCTACGGCGAGAGCGCGAAGGTGGCGAGTCTCGCGGAGGCCCGTCGACTCTCCCGTGGGTTCAAACGGGTCGGCGAACACCTCGACGTTCGCGTCGAGTGTGCCATCACGCGGGGCGACGGTCCCATCGGCCGGGGCATCGGCCCTGCCCTTGAGGCCCGCGACGTGCTCGCGGTTCTCGAAGGCGACGGCCCCTCCGACCTCCGCTCGAAGAGCGTCGAGTTGGCGTCGATACTGCTGGAGCGCTGTGGAGTCGACGCCGACGCCGAGGCGTTGCTCGAATCCGGTCGCGCCCTCGAAACGTTCCGCGACATCATCGAGGCACAGGGAGGCGACCGGGGCGTGACTCGCGAGGACATCGAAATCGGGTCGCTGACCGAGACCATCGTCGCCGAACGGGACGGCGTCGTGACGAACGCCGACAACGGTGTGTTGGCCGAACTCGGCCGCCGGGCCGGGGCGCCGAAGGACAAGGCTGCGGGCGTGGTGTTGCACGTCGCCACCGGCGAGGCGGTCGACCTGGGGGACCCGCTGTTGACGATTCACGCCGAATCGGCGGCGAAACGCGACGATGCGGCGGCGCTGGAGGCTCGCGCTGACGTCTTTCGGATTCGCCGCCCCGAGGAGATGGTCATCGACCGGGTGTGA
- a CDS encoding HIT family protein, giving the protein MTDDCVFCRIIDGEIPARTVYEDDDVLAFLDANPLARGHTLVIPKNHHERVSDLPAADRDAVFETLGRLTSAVEAAVDADGVTVGMNDGDAAGQEVPHVHGHLVPRFDGDGGGAVHSIVRTLPELSDEELDAIAADIGDSAE; this is encoded by the coding sequence ATGACCGACGACTGTGTGTTCTGTCGCATCATCGATGGCGAAATCCCGGCGCGAACCGTCTACGAAGACGACGACGTGCTGGCGTTTCTCGACGCCAACCCGCTCGCTCGCGGCCACACGCTCGTCATCCCCAAGAACCACCACGAGCGCGTCTCCGATTTGCCGGCGGCCGACAGGGACGCCGTCTTCGAGACGCTCGGACGGCTCACCTCCGCCGTCGAGGCGGCCGTCGACGCCGACGGCGTCACGGTGGGAATGAACGACGGCGACGCCGCCGGACAGGAGGTCCCCCACGTCCACGGCCACCTCGTTCCCCGCTTCGACGGCGACGGCGGCGGCGCCGTCCACTCCATCGTCCGGACCCTGCCGGAACTCTCCGACGAGGAGTTAGACGCCATCGCCGCCGACATCGGCGACAGCGCGGAGTAG
- a CDS encoding substrate-binding domain-containing protein, translating into MGHDYNTHNRRTFMKATAGTMAVGAFAGCLGGNGNGNGNGGGEDSITVPGLYDESGGTSDVGRPTAIGSRDAIAYFNENDLIPQEINHPNNDYAYEVPQAQQYYDEYTSGSEPPMIIGWGTADTEALSGTVAEDEIVYVSASYSANLLTEEAPYNFFGNLDYTSQARAHLKWIADNDAEATVAFIFSNNPFGKAPVEGGKQYAEELGLNVASDINLPLDANSATTQLRQARDADVDYLIHQNTAAPMQVLLSDREDIYPDVTVCGLTYTVDEPRIQESPENFEGVRYVSAFRTFQGALDSGGDGTSMIEENFEREGRDMDDPSVANLNYVRGCIHGLLVLKGLQNAIDADRDPTSGSDVRQSMFDIEDDTMWDLAEPFTYAEDDRRPTMTGRLFEVSDGSFEFDTTVELPRRDDWIGL; encoded by the coding sequence ATGGGACACGATTACAACACGCACAATCGGCGGACGTTCATGAAGGCGACGGCTGGCACGATGGCGGTCGGCGCCTTTGCCGGTTGTCTCGGCGGCAACGGTAACGGCAACGGAAACGGCGGCGGTGAGGACAGCATCACCGTCCCGGGTCTGTACGACGAAAGCGGCGGAACCTCCGACGTAGGACGGCCGACCGCGATCGGGTCGCGGGACGCCATCGCGTACTTCAACGAGAACGACCTCATTCCGCAGGAAATCAACCACCCGAACAACGACTACGCCTACGAGGTGCCGCAGGCCCAGCAGTACTACGACGAGTACACCTCGGGATCGGAACCACCGATGATTATCGGCTGGGGGACTGCCGACACCGAGGCGCTGTCGGGAACGGTTGCCGAAGACGAAATCGTCTACGTCTCGGCGTCGTACTCGGCGAACCTCCTGACCGAGGAAGCCCCCTACAACTTCTTCGGCAACCTCGACTACACGAGTCAAGCACGGGCCCATCTCAAGTGGATTGCCGACAACGACGCGGAGGCGACCGTCGCCTTCATCTTCTCGAACAACCCGTTCGGCAAGGCCCCCGTCGAGGGCGGCAAGCAGTACGCCGAGGAACTCGGATTGAACGTCGCCTCGGACATCAACCTCCCGCTGGACGCCAACTCCGCGACGACGCAACTGCGGCAGGCGCGGGACGCCGACGTGGACTACCTCATCCACCAGAACACGGCCGCGCCGATGCAGGTGTTGCTCTCCGACAGGGAAGACATCTACCCCGACGTGACCGTCTGTGGACTGACCTACACCGTCGACGAACCACGCATCCAGGAGTCCCCGGAGAACTTCGAGGGCGTCCGCTACGTCAGTGCCTTCCGGACCTTCCAGGGGGCACTCGATTCGGGCGGCGACGGCACGTCCATGATCGAGGAGAACTTCGAACGCGAGGGGCGGGACATGGACGACCCGTCGGTCGCGAACCTCAACTACGTCCGCGGCTGCATCCACGGTCTGCTCGTGTTGAAGGGCCTGCAGAACGCCATCGACGCCGACCGCGACCCCACGAGCGGGTCGGACGTCCGCCAGTCGATGTTCGACATCGAGGACGACACCATGTGGGACCTCGCCGAGCCGTTCACCTACGCGGAGGACGACCGTCGGCCGACGATGACCGGCCGTCTGTTCGAGGTTTCCGACGGTTCCTTCGAGTTCGACACGACGGTCGAACTGCCACGGCGTGACGACTGGATTGGACTCTGA
- a CDS encoding ABC transporter ATP-binding protein, whose amino-acid sequence MTASEREAVSADASAEDEETPVVELDNVEIVYDRHFLAVQGVSMAAEEGDIVALLGPNGAGKSTILKMISGIGRTERGEVSRGRVFYDGEDVTNNGANEMVDRGVTHILEGRRVFEDLTVEENLRCGLYRGGRRFRFEEDDYEIAFEYFPQLEEILDLKAGYASGGQQQMLVIARALIHRPRLLLLDEPSLGLAPKLVEDIFETLVEINRQEDITMIIADQNAQRTLDIADYGYVMENGQIELNDPADVLLNREEIKEFYLGTSGEGSRYTDIRHYKIRKRWT is encoded by the coding sequence ATGACCGCAAGCGAACGCGAGGCGGTTTCGGCGGACGCCAGCGCCGAGGACGAGGAGACGCCGGTCGTCGAACTCGACAACGTCGAAATCGTCTACGACCGCCACTTCCTGGCGGTACAGGGCGTCTCGATGGCCGCCGAGGAGGGCGACATCGTCGCGCTGTTGGGACCGAACGGCGCCGGGAAGTCGACCATCCTCAAGATGATAAGCGGTATCGGCCGCACCGAGCGTGGCGAAGTCTCACGTGGGCGCGTGTTCTACGACGGCGAGGACGTGACCAACAACGGGGCCAACGAGATGGTCGACCGCGGGGTTACCCACATCCTCGAAGGCCGTCGGGTCTTCGAGGACCTCACCGTCGAGGAGAACCTCCGCTGTGGGTTGTACCGCGGGGGCCGACGCTTCCGGTTCGAGGAGGACGACTACGAAATCGCCTTCGAGTACTTCCCGCAACTGGAGGAAATCCTCGATTTGAAAGCCGGGTACGCCAGCGGCGGCCAACAGCAGATGCTCGTCATCGCGCGGGCGCTCATCCACCGGCCGCGACTGCTGCTGTTGGACGAACCCTCGTTGGGACTGGCGCCGAAACTCGTCGAGGACATCTTCGAGACGCTCGTCGAAATCAACCGACAGGAAGACATCACGATGATTATTGCCGACCAGAACGCCCAGCGAACGCTCGACATCGCCGACTACGGCTACGTGATGGAGAACGGCCAAATCGAGCTGAACGACCCGGCCGACGTGTTGTTGAACCGCGAGGAAATCAAGGAGTTCTACCTCGGCACCTCCGGTGAAGGCTCCCGGTACACCGACATCCGTCACTACAAGATACGCAAGAGGTGGACCTGA
- a CDS encoding ABC transporter ATP-binding protein: MSVDDANVGSDADAAAASLREGPAIPPEEAVIGCRDVTKTFGTVTAVDDVSIGIEPGEWVSIVGPNGAGKTTLLNILNGFYTPDPGGTVYLSGEDVTGTPEHYRARHGLGRTFQGLELFEDEDVIENVMTVRAVKNRPNLLSAMLFYGAGRKSEAENMRRVEEILDYLELWEHRHSKIATLPLGVRRRVDLARSLALEPDVLLLDEAMSGLTFDEKYDMIRFLTDLHEQEDLALVMIEHDLEVVTSVSDRMIVMQKGGVIARGPPEVVTEDPEVARVYTGVD; encoded by the coding sequence GTGAGCGTCGACGACGCTAATGTGGGGTCCGATGCCGATGCCGCCGCGGCGTCGCTCCGAGAGGGCCCGGCGATACCCCCTGAGGAGGCGGTCATCGGCTGTCGGGACGTGACCAAGACGTTCGGCACCGTCACCGCAGTCGACGACGTGAGTATCGGCATCGAACCCGGCGAGTGGGTGTCGATTGTTGGTCCCAACGGGGCCGGCAAGACGACGCTTCTGAACATCCTCAACGGGTTCTACACGCCCGACCCGGGCGGAACGGTGTACCTCTCCGGGGAGGACGTGACCGGCACGCCCGAACACTACCGCGCCCGACACGGATTGGGACGGACCTTCCAGGGACTGGAACTGTTCGAAGACGAGGACGTCATCGAGAACGTGATGACGGTTCGGGCGGTCAAGAACCGACCGAACCTGCTGTCGGCGATGCTGTTCTACGGCGCCGGCCGGAAGTCCGAAGCCGAGAACATGCGCCGTGTCGAGGAGATACTCGACTACCTCGAGTTGTGGGAACACCGCCACTCGAAAATCGCGACGCTGCCGCTCGGCGTCCGCCGTCGCGTCGATTTGGCGCGGTCGCTGGCGCTGGAACCCGATGTCCTCCTGTTGGACGAGGCGATGAGCGGCCTCACCTTCGACGAGAAGTACGACATGATTCGGTTCCTGACCGACCTCCACGAACAGGAGGACCTCGCACTCGTCATGATAGAACACGACCTCGAAGTCGTTACCTCCGTCTCCGACCGGATGATTGTGATGCAGAAAGGGGGCGTCATCGCGCGAGGCCCACCCGAGGTCGTCACCGAGGACCCCGAAGTCGCCCGCGTGTACACGGGGGTGGACTGA
- a CDS encoding AMP-binding protein, translating to MATEDGNVSDVGDTLAVDQVLSAPEGEDVPIVSDQALPEILFDHVEEHGDDIALRWKRYGIWQEFTWEEYYERVEHFALGLETYGFEAGDVLFTIGYNRPHQLWAWMAAQSLGGMAAPNYEDMLPDDIRKQLQLLEPSVVYAEDQEMVDKLLLVADDVPSLDTIIYRDEKGMFRYDDHEDPEIVSYEHVEELGAERLETGEVADDYLHERVKAIDPDTPAMLPPTSGTTGMPKRVKLSHFNFLNLANAAIEIDPLPKESDYFSYLPMAWVGEQMILIAAAFVGGWTANFPEQPETEAEDLREIGPEIIFSSPNRYEAWVADIKAKIENTTRLKRFVYEKAMSIGRKYAEYISGDKSDEEPPATLRAAHWLSYWVAYRPILDKIGLKRAKNVYTGGGPLGEDHFSYYHALGVPLKQIWGQSEVCGFVTMHRDDDIQVDTVGEVFPNVEVGITPGGELLVRGPVVTSGYYGMPEKTESAMEDGWLHTDDFGALTDDGQVKIFDRMDDVLELNDGTAVAPISVETKLKFNPYVKEALVVGDGRDSLAAVLNLRFDNVAEWADQRDIQYAGYKDLTQKPPVLELMRQVVAETNEDLEHPIERFLILFKEFDADDGELTRTGKIRREVVVDRYGKLVDGLYSDQEEVEMDITITYQDGRESQEHGTMAIVDVEEPVEADDGEEVILDG from the coding sequence ATGGCAACCGAAGACGGAAACGTCTCCGACGTCGGCGACACCCTCGCAGTCGACCAGGTGCTGTCCGCCCCCGAGGGGGAGGACGTGCCCATCGTCTCCGATCAGGCACTGCCGGAAATCCTCTTCGACCACGTCGAGGAACACGGCGACGACATCGCCTTGCGGTGGAAGCGATACGGCATCTGGCAGGAGTTCACCTGGGAGGAGTACTACGAGCGCGTCGAGCACTTCGCGCTCGGCCTCGAAACGTACGGCTTCGAGGCCGGAGACGTCCTCTTCACCATCGGCTACAACCGCCCCCACCAACTGTGGGCGTGGATGGCCGCCCAGTCGCTGGGCGGAATGGCCGCGCCGAACTACGAGGACATGCTCCCCGACGACATCCGCAAACAGCTCCAACTGCTGGAGCCGTCGGTCGTCTACGCCGAAGACCAAGAGATGGTCGACAAACTGCTGTTGGTGGCCGACGACGTGCCGTCGCTGGACACCATCATCTACCGCGACGAGAAGGGGATGTTCCGCTATGACGACCACGAAGACCCCGAAATCGTCTCGTATGAACACGTCGAGGAACTGGGCGCCGAGCGGCTCGAAACCGGTGAGGTGGCCGATGATTACCTCCACGAGCGCGTGAAAGCCATCGACCCCGACACCCCGGCAATGTTGCCGCCGACCTCCGGGACGACCGGGATGCCAAAGCGGGTGAAGTTGAGCCACTTCAACTTCCTGAACCTCGCGAACGCGGCCATCGAAATCGACCCGCTGCCGAAGGAGTCCGATTACTTCTCGTATCTCCCGATGGCGTGGGTCGGCGAGCAGATGATACTCATCGCGGCGGCGTTCGTCGGCGGTTGGACCGCCAACTTCCCCGAACAGCCCGAAACGGAGGCAGAAGACCTCAGGGAAATCGGCCCGGAAATCATCTTCTCGTCGCCGAACCGCTATGAGGCGTGGGTCGCCGACATCAAGGCGAAAATCGAGAACACCACGCGATTGAAGCGGTTCGTCTACGAGAAGGCGATGTCCATCGGCCGGAAGTACGCCGAGTACATCAGCGGCGACAAAAGCGACGAAGAGCCGCCGGCGACCCTTCGGGCCGCCCACTGGCTGTCGTACTGGGTCGCCTACCGGCCCATCCTCGACAAGATTGGGCTGAAGCGCGCGAAGAACGTCTACACGGGCGGTGGCCCCCTCGGAGAGGACCACTTCTCGTACTATCACGCCCTCGGTGTACCCCTGAAGCAGATTTGGGGACAATCCGAGGTGTGTGGGTTCGTGACGATGCACCGCGACGACGACATCCAGGTCGACACCGTCGGCGAGGTGTTCCCCAACGTCGAGGTCGGCATCACTCCCGGCGGGGAGTTGCTCGTCCGCGGTCCGGTCGTCACCTCGGGGTACTACGGCATGCCCGAGAAGACCGAATCCGCGATGGAGGACGGCTGGCTCCACACCGACGACTTCGGGGCGCTCACCGACGACGGTCAGGTCAAAATCTTCGACCGGATGGACGACGTCTTGGAGTTGAACGACGGCACTGCGGTCGCGCCCATCAGCGTCGAGACGAAACTGAAGTTCAACCCCTACGTGAAGGAAGCGCTGGTCGTCGGCGACGGCCGAGACTCGCTCGCTGCGGTGTTGAACCTACGGTTCGACAACGTCGCCGAGTGGGCCGACCAACGCGACATCCAGTACGCCGGCTACAAGGACCTGACCCAGAAGCCGCCGGTGTTGGAGTTGATGCGACAGGTCGTCGCCGAAACCAACGAGGACCTCGAACACCCCATCGAGCGGTTCCTCATCCTGTTCAAGGAGTTCGACGCCGACGACGGCGAACTCACCCGGACGGGGAAGATACGCCGGGAGGTCGTCGTCGACCGCTACGGGAAACTCGTCGACGGACTGTACAGTGACCAAGAGGAAGTCGAGATGGACATAACGATAACGTACCAGGACGGACGCGAATCGCAGGAACACGGCACGATGGCTATCGTCGATGTCGAGGAACCGGTCGAGGCCGACGACGGCGAGGAGGTGATACTCGATGGTTAG
- a CDS encoding branched-chain amino acid ABC transporter permease, giving the protein MVSADVVNFLDITISGIGLGALYALVAMGFALIYKVTGVLNFAQGELALVGAYGVVILGTSSLISTPLPAVAAVGATILFGIILGILLERVIFRQFIGEPVLSVIIVTLALGGIFSGFIRFLLGPNYRSYPEALTFGFSIDLPLGTSISAAYALAVSLALVVVIALMLFFRYTVTGSILRAAASDEQAAMVLGVSIERTIALAWALSIGITAIGGVLLAMSSGGAGFSIVATGIIIFAAVVFGGLDSIPGAFIGAIIVGLLQELGSFYLEGGSAITAPIIDVKLNFGAGFGEILPLIFLLVVIVVKPYGLFGTERIERL; this is encoded by the coding sequence ATGGTTAGCGCCGACGTCGTCAACTTCCTCGACATCACCATCTCGGGGATCGGTCTCGGGGCGCTGTACGCCCTGGTCGCGATGGGCTTTGCGCTCATCTACAAGGTCACGGGCGTGTTGAACTTCGCTCAGGGCGAACTCGCCTTGGTCGGCGCCTACGGCGTCGTCATCCTCGGCACGTCGTCGCTGATTTCGACGCCGTTGCCGGCGGTGGCAGCCGTCGGCGCGACGATTCTGTTCGGCATCATTCTCGGGATTTTGCTCGAACGGGTCATCTTCCGGCAGTTCATCGGCGAACCGGTGCTGTCGGTCATCATCGTCACGCTGGCGCTCGGTGGCATCTTCAGCGGGTTCATCCGATTCCTGCTCGGGCCGAACTACCGGTCGTACCCCGAGGCGCTGACGTTCGGATTCAGCATCGACCTCCCGCTGGGTACGTCCATCTCGGCGGCGTACGCGCTGGCGGTGTCGCTGGCGCTCGTCGTCGTCATCGCGCTGATGTTGTTCTTCCGGTACACCGTCACCGGCAGCATCCTGCGGGCGGCCGCCAGCGACGAACAGGCGGCGATGGTACTCGGCGTGAGCATCGAACGCACCATCGCACTCGCGTGGGCGCTCTCCATCGGCATCACCGCCATCGGTGGGGTGCTGTTGGCGATGTCCTCCGGGGGTGCCGGCTTCTCCATCGTGGCGACCGGCATCATCATCTTCGCCGCCGTCGTCTTCGGCGGCCTCGACTCCATCCCCGGGGCGTTCATCGGGGCCATCATCGTCGGCCTGTTACAGGAACTGGGGTCGTTCTACCTGGAAGGTGGGTCGGCGATTACCGCCCCCATCATCGACGTGAAACTGAACTTCGGCGCCGGCTTCGGCGAGATACTGCCGCTGATATTCCTGCTCGTCGTCATCGTCGTGAAACCGTACGGCCTGTTCGGCACCGAACGCATCGAGAGGCTCTAA
- a CDS encoding branched-chain amino acid ABC transporter permease produces the protein MPCGEYFTSYESRMGLFRWRIQRVALVLALPIPFILPMLGLGGGNISLLSQMFIFAIAVLGLNVILGYAGEIVLAQGAFMAIGAYATSRMLTTGVGLLPSMVVGGLMAALVAVAFGLPSFRVKGFYIAISTLALQFISEWFFNNSRAEWIHGGSQQQISSDIGLIGPLGDLGGDLTIYYLALVAMLLFAMLSLNLSRTGIGRTFRAVHENDLAAAVLGVNVFKNKLLAFAIGGFMIGFSGGLYAFYIGFISPDYFTLALTLEHYVMLLFGGLGRVWGALIGVGVVTILQDILQSILQSVSAATGLNATSLVSVFFGMIIIIVLAVEPKGVLAALGQLKEYLRKWPYAY, from the coding sequence GTGCCCTGCGGTGAGTACTTCACGAGCTACGAGTCCCGGATGGGGCTGTTCCGCTGGCGCATCCAGCGGGTCGCACTCGTCCTCGCGTTACCGATTCCGTTCATCCTCCCGATGCTGGGGTTGGGCGGCGGGAACATCTCGCTGCTGTCGCAGATGTTCATCTTCGCCATCGCGGTACTCGGATTGAACGTCATCCTGGGGTACGCCGGCGAAATCGTCCTCGCACAGGGGGCGTTCATGGCCATCGGCGCGTACGCGACGAGTCGGATGCTCACGACTGGCGTCGGCCTGCTGCCATCGATGGTCGTCGGCGGCCTGATGGCAGCGCTCGTCGCCGTCGCCTTCGGCCTGCCGTCGTTCCGCGTCAAGGGGTTCTACATCGCAATCTCGACGCTGGCGCTGCAGTTCATCTCCGAGTGGTTCTTCAACAACAGCCGCGCCGAGTGGATTCACGGTGGCTCCCAACAGCAGATATCGTCAGATATCGGCCTCATCGGGCCGCTCGGTGACTTGGGCGGCGACCTGACCATCTACTACCTCGCGCTCGTAGCGATGTTGCTCTTCGCGATGCTATCGCTGAACCTCTCGCGGACCGGCATCGGCCGGACGTTCCGTGCGGTCCACGAGAACGACCTCGCGGCGGCGGTGCTCGGGGTCAACGTCTTCAAGAACAAACTGCTGGCGTTCGCCATCGGTGGGTTCATGATTGGATTCTCGGGTGGACTGTACGCCTTCTACATCGGCTTTATTAGTCCCGATTACTTCACGCTCGCGCTCACCCTCGAACACTACGTGATGTTGCTGTTCGGCGGACTCGGCCGAGTGTGGGGTGCGCTCATCGGCGTCGGCGTCGTCACGATACTGCAGGACATCCTACAGAGCATCCTGCAGTCGGTCTCGGCGGCCACCGGACTGAACGCAACGTCGCTGGTCTCGGTGTTCTTCGGCATGATTATCATCATCGTGCTGGCCGTCGAACCCAAGGGCGTCCTCGCCGCGCTCGGACAACTCAAGGAGTACCTGCGGAAGTGGCCCTACGCCTACTGA
- a CDS encoding PaaI family thioesterase, protein MADATETARELLDLPFHRANGIEIVSASAEGAHTRWPFDESLLGNPEVPAIHGGVISALADLTGAAPFVGELGRYTPTVDLRVDYLTHAGEADLEGHADVRRHGDTVGVADVVVESGGDRCAEARGVYKLGR, encoded by the coding sequence ATGGCCGACGCCACCGAGACCGCACGGGAGTTGCTCGACCTCCCGTTTCACCGCGCCAACGGCATCGAAATCGTCTCGGCATCCGCCGAGGGTGCCCACACGCGGTGGCCCTTCGATGAGTCGCTACTCGGCAACCCCGAGGTACCGGCGATTCACGGCGGCGTCATCTCGGCGCTTGCGGACCTCACCGGCGCCGCGCCGTTCGTCGGCGAGTTGGGCCGGTACACGCCAACCGTCGACCTCCGGGTCGACTACCTGACCCATGCGGGGGAGGCCGACCTCGAAGGCCACGCCGATGTGCGGCGGCACGGTGACACCGTCGGCGTCGCCGACGTGGTCGTCGAGTCGGGCGGGGACCGATGTGCGGAAGCCCGTGGGGTGTACAAGTTGGGACGATGA
- a CDS encoding amidohydrolase family protein, which yields MTDETLSGATDVHVHLMPDRLMAAIRGALNEDAGWEFPHPTDREGIEAELRANGVERYCALPYAHKPDIAADLNEWVLERAAESEMCVPFATVHGDDDVRPIVREAFEAGARGLKFQCPVQRVGPDDPRLDPAFELAAEYDRPILFHAGTAPMFRDSPHVGVESFRSFLQSYPEVRACAAHMGAFETAEFIETARNHDNAFLDTCFAMSTAVGEYMDFDPSEIDDSVFEELSGRVMYGSDYPNIPHPYRAEYEGLLQRDLSDAAFEALFSGAVERFLGER from the coding sequence ATGACCGACGAGACGCTTTCAGGCGCGACGGACGTGCACGTCCATCTCATGCCCGACCGACTGATGGCCGCGATACGCGGCGCGCTCAACGAGGACGCCGGCTGGGAGTTTCCCCATCCGACCGACCGCGAGGGTATCGAAGCGGAACTCCGGGCAAACGGCGTCGAACGCTACTGTGCGCTGCCGTACGCCCACAAGCCCGACATCGCCGCCGACCTCAACGAGTGGGTGCTGGAACGCGCCGCCGAATCCGAGATGTGCGTTCCCTTCGCGACGGTCCATGGTGATGACGACGTTCGACCCATCGTCCGGGAAGCGTTCGAGGCGGGCGCACGCGGATTGAAGTTCCAGTGTCCCGTCCAGCGAGTCGGCCCCGACGACCCGCGTCTCGACCCGGCCTTCGAGTTGGCCGCGGAGTACGACCGGCCGATTCTGTTCCACGCCGGCACCGCGCCGATGTTCCGCGATTCGCCGCACGTCGGGGTCGAATCGTTCCGGTCGTTCCTCCAGTCGTATCCGGAGGTCCGGGCCTGTGCGGCCCACATGGGCGCCTTCGAGACGGCGGAGTTCATCGAGACGGCACGAAACCACGACAACGCGTTCCTCGACACCTGTTTCGCGATGTCGACGGCCGTCGGGGAGTACATGGATTTCGACCCCAGCGAAATCGACGATTCGGTGTTCGAGGAACTGTCGGGGCGAGTCATGTACGGCTCGGATTACCCCAACATCCCACACCCGTATCGAGCGGAGTACGAGGGATTGCTACAGCGGGACCTCTCGGATGCGGCCTTCGAGGCGCTGTTTTCTGGGGCGGTGGAGCGATTCCTCGGAGAGCGGTAG